One genomic window of Entelurus aequoreus isolate RoL-2023_Sb linkage group LG07, RoL_Eaeq_v1.1, whole genome shotgun sequence includes the following:
- the zgc:171775 gene encoding STKc_p38 domain-containing protein isoform X1, producing the protein MYDNTQRDSPARPGFQRVEVHKTTWDVPQRYTTLWAVGSGAYGTVCSAIDEKTKEKVAIKKLYRPFQSLTHTKRAYRELRLLRHIQHENVICLLDVFTPDSSVEKFQTFYMVMPFVAQDLGHIMKKRRLTQRIITYLFYQLLRGLKYIHSAGIIHRDLKPGNLAVNENCELKILDFGLARQTESEMTGYVVTRWYRAPEIIFNWMHYSQTGTIIMQQQQNNQFLVVIMTCFVTVDVWSAACILAEMITGQVLFPGHDSIDQLKKILRLTGTPDSTLVQKMQSKDAQSYVQGLPPQKKKNFKEVFESMEDKAVSLLEGMLLLDPETRLTAEQGLSHAFLAEYHDPESEPGSLLYDDSFESMELTIGEWKSLIHMEIMTFDPDDPSRTAI; encoded by the exons ATGTATGATAATACTCAG AGGGACTCTCCGGCCAGACCAGGCTTTCAGAGGGTTGAAGTCCATAAGACAACGTGGGACGTCCCTCAAAGATACACAACGCTGTGGGCTGTCGGCTCCGGGGCCTACGGGACAGTTTG CTCCGCCATAGACGAGAAGACTAAGGAAAAGGTGGCCATCAAGAAGCTATATCGTCCTTTCCAGTCCCTCACCCACACCAAACGGGCCTACAGAGAACTCCGGCTGCTTCGTCATATACAACATGAAAAC GTGATATGCCTCCTCGACGTCTTCACACCTGATTCCTCCGTGGAGAAATTCCAAACGTT TTATATGGTGATGCCCTTCGTAGCGCAGGATCTGGGCCACATCATGAAGAAGCGGCGATTAACCCAGCGCATCATCACATACCTGTTCTACCAGCTTCTCAGAGGACTTAAA TACATCCATTCTGCAGGAATCATCCATCGG GACTTGAAACCTGGTAACCTCGCTGTCAACGAGAACTGTGAACTAAAG ATACTGGACTTTGGCCTAGCTCGGCAGACAGAGAGTGAGATGACTGGTTACGTGGTGACCCGCTGGTACCGCGCCCCGGAGATCATATTCAACTGGATGCACTACAGTCAGACAGGTACAATAataatgcaacaacaacaaaataatcaATTTCTGGTTGTTATTATGACTTGTTTCGTCACAGTTGACGTCTGGTCTGCCGCCTGCATCCTGGCCGAGATGATCACCGGTCAGGTTCTGTTTCCTGGACACGACA GTATTGATCAACTGAAAAAGATCCTCCGCCTGACCGGAACGCCAGACTCCACCTTGGTGCAGAAGATGCAGAGTAAAGAC GCACAATCCTATGTTCAAGGTCTCCCGCCGCAAAAGAAGAAGAACTTCAAGGAGGTGTTCGAGTCCATGGAGGACAAAG CTGTGTCGCTGTTGGAGGGCATGTTGCTGCTGGATCCAGAGACCAGGTTGACGGCCGAGCAGGGACTGTCGCACGCCTTCTTGGCTGAATATCACGATCCGGAGAGCGAGCCCGGCTCTCTGCTTTACGACGACTCCTTTGAGAGCATGGAGCTCACCATCGGGGAGTGGAAGA GTCTCATCCATATGGAGATCATGACCTTTGACCCTGACGACCCCAGTAGGACAGCCATATAG
- the zgc:171775 gene encoding STKc_p38 domain-containing protein isoform X2, with protein sequence MYDNTQRDSPARPGFQRVEVHKTTWDVPQRYTTLWAVGSGAYGTVCSAIDEKTKEKVAIKKLYRPFQSLTHTKRAYRELRLLRHIQHENVICLLDVFTPDSSVEKFQTFYMVMPFVAQDLGHIMKKRRLTQRIITYLFYQLLRGLKYIHSAGIIHRDLKPGNLAVNENCELKILDFGLARQTESEMTGYVVTRWYRAPEIIFNWMHYSQTVDVWSAACILAEMITGQVLFPGHDSIDQLKKILRLTGTPDSTLVQKMQSKDAQSYVQGLPPQKKKNFKEVFESMEDKAVSLLEGMLLLDPETRLTAEQGLSHAFLAEYHDPESEPGSLLYDDSFESMELTIGEWKSLIHMEIMTFDPDDPSRTAI encoded by the exons ATGTATGATAATACTCAG AGGGACTCTCCGGCCAGACCAGGCTTTCAGAGGGTTGAAGTCCATAAGACAACGTGGGACGTCCCTCAAAGATACACAACGCTGTGGGCTGTCGGCTCCGGGGCCTACGGGACAGTTTG CTCCGCCATAGACGAGAAGACTAAGGAAAAGGTGGCCATCAAGAAGCTATATCGTCCTTTCCAGTCCCTCACCCACACCAAACGGGCCTACAGAGAACTCCGGCTGCTTCGTCATATACAACATGAAAAC GTGATATGCCTCCTCGACGTCTTCACACCTGATTCCTCCGTGGAGAAATTCCAAACGTT TTATATGGTGATGCCCTTCGTAGCGCAGGATCTGGGCCACATCATGAAGAAGCGGCGATTAACCCAGCGCATCATCACATACCTGTTCTACCAGCTTCTCAGAGGACTTAAA TACATCCATTCTGCAGGAATCATCCATCGG GACTTGAAACCTGGTAACCTCGCTGTCAACGAGAACTGTGAACTAAAG ATACTGGACTTTGGCCTAGCTCGGCAGACAGAGAGTGAGATGACTGGTTACGTGGTGACCCGCTGGTACCGCGCCCCGGAGATCATATTCAACTGGATGCACTACAGTCAGACAG TTGACGTCTGGTCTGCCGCCTGCATCCTGGCCGAGATGATCACCGGTCAGGTTCTGTTTCCTGGACACGACA GTATTGATCAACTGAAAAAGATCCTCCGCCTGACCGGAACGCCAGACTCCACCTTGGTGCAGAAGATGCAGAGTAAAGAC GCACAATCCTATGTTCAAGGTCTCCCGCCGCAAAAGAAGAAGAACTTCAAGGAGGTGTTCGAGTCCATGGAGGACAAAG CTGTGTCGCTGTTGGAGGGCATGTTGCTGCTGGATCCAGAGACCAGGTTGACGGCCGAGCAGGGACTGTCGCACGCCTTCTTGGCTGAATATCACGATCCGGAGAGCGAGCCCGGCTCTCTGCTTTACGACGACTCCTTTGAGAGCATGGAGCTCACCATCGGGGAGTGGAAGA GTCTCATCCATATGGAGATCATGACCTTTGACCCTGACGACCCCAGTAGGACAGCCATATAG